A region of the Apium graveolens cultivar Ventura chromosome 6, ASM990537v1, whole genome shotgun sequence genome:
ataattttattattatttttttatcatgaAAAGGAAATAAATAGAAAAAGGCACACTTGATACAAAGAAAATTACTAAAGGTGTCTTAAAAGAGGAGATTGTGTATCATATAAAATCTATTGCCCCATGCAAATTTGTCGTTTTTAGCTCTAATTTCCCCTCTTTGCATTTCATATTCCATATTTTTCTCCTTTTTTAGAATAACTCCAGAATAAGAACCTTTATATATAGTTTGAGAGATTCAGAGATTGACACATAATTTTTTGTGAATTACAGTAAATAAAGACAAGGAGAGATGGGTCGGGCAAAGCTTGAAATAGCGAAGATTGAAAATGCCAACAGCAGGCAGTCCACTTTTAAGAAGAGAAGGGCTGGTTTAATGAAGAAAGCTCATGAGCTTTCTGTTTTATGTGATGCTGAGATCGCAATTATTGTGTTCTCAAGCACTGGGAAGCTTTTTGAGTTTGCTAGTTCAAGGTCTACTTTCTCTCTCTcaccccctctctctctctccctttcACCTCTATCCCTCTCACCTCTctctttcttctctctctctctccctctctctctctctctccctctttgttttcttgatctcTCCCTCTCTCTGTTATCTCTCTCTATTTTTTGTCTCTCTCTATTTTCTTGATCTCTCCCTCACTCTTTTTATTTTGATTTACTTCTGTTATAATTTCCTGCTGAATATGTTTATTTTGACATGTTATCTTTAATTTTATTGCCTTTGGTGTAACATAATTATAAGATTACTGTGGCTGCTAATCTTGGTTTATAAGGGGTTTTAATTTAGTATATATGATGGTCGGTTTTAATTAATATATCTGTATTTCTGCCTAAATTGACGAAATTTTGTTGTTAAATATGATGGCATTCAATAATCCGATATGAACTATGTGTTGCTGCGTTGCTCTGTATCAATGAGAGTCATATCCGATATGAACAATGTGTTGTTGCGTGGCTCTATGTCAATGAGAGTCAAATCCGATATATTTGAACAATTTTTAAAGTCGAGGGACAAGTTTTGACGGTTCAAAGTAATTAATTAAACATGAGAATATGTCTGAATGAATGTTTGATTGATAGGAGAGTACTTCTGCTTTATACGAAGGCTTTTCACTAAAGATATCTTGTTTGGAGATCAAAGTGACCTAATACTAGTAACATATCAAAACTTGTTAGGCAGTTGgggcttataatcaaccaaaaTGATCTCTTCTTGAACCCTACATTGATGGAGGACCATTTCTCACCGGAGAACACGGGTGGAGGGTAGATGCTTAGTATAGTTCTTGAATATTATCTGCGAGAGACAATATAAGCATATATCCATGTTTCTTTTTTTGATAATCCTGTGTACAGTAAGTTCTTTTGTTGGTTAGTGTAAAACATTTTTTTAGTATACTTATCATTTCTTCACTATTGCAGTATGGAGCATACACTTGCACGATTCAACAAATCTGTAGAATCAAAAAATTCTGCAATCGAGCATAAGGTACTGGTCTGTATTAAAAATGAGTGTCATTTTTAACAATGATGGGCCTCTTACATGGCATATTATTGTACTCTTAATTACGTAATTTCCTTATTGATCATCTTATTCCACAAAATAGTCACTAACATGATATGCTCATTGTTGTAGTTGAACATTTCTATAAATCAACATACTTGATGCTCATTGTAGTTGAATATTTCTTCTAGTTTTAATTTCTTTATTTGCCTTCATGTAATGTACTACATTTCAGGGTAAGGATGTTTCAGAAGTGGAATGTCTGAAACAGGACATTGCAGATCTCCAGCTAAAAAATATGTAAGTTTCCTTATACCTGCCAAGTCGTCAAACGGTTGTTTTTGGAAGAAGATACTTATTGCTATCATATTTTTCATTTTCTATAGGCAGTTATTGGGGAAGGACCTTACTGGCTTGGGCTTGAAAGAATTGCAAGAGTTGGAGCAGCAATTGAATGAAGGGTTATTATATGTCAAGGACAAGAAGGTTTATTTACGCATCTCCCTGTAACTTAATATATCTATAAAGTGAATTGTTTTATGCAGAAAAACGGCTATCTTAAAATAATGTTATATTATTTCAGGAGCAACTACTGATGGAGGAACTGGACCTATCTAGGAAAAAGATACAAAATTACAGTTTTGATCTTCTATACAGTTATGACTAGCTTCAAATTGTTTGATGAAGAAATTACGTAAATGTATTCAACCTTAAAGAACAATTGGATGTAAATATGACTCTGATAATTCTATTAATGTACATAGGTGATGTCCCATGTAGATTTGTGTTTTTATTGGCAAGTCAAATTCGCGGATTAAGTAAACAATATAGTATCTTGCAATTTATTTAGCCAAAAAAAAGTGTCCTGCAAGTATAGCGATCAATATGTACAAGAAGCATGATGCTAGACTGCaagaaagagaaaagaaaaattaCATGACTGATGTGGTGTTTACGACTAATGAAAGACCACAACATGTATTGTTGTATCGAGAGAACGTTATAACTAATTTTTTCACTTCCTTCACTACCAGGAACAGGAGTTCATCATGGAAAATGCTACCCTGCGCAGAAAGGTAAATCAATTATCCTTTAGAAGAATTCGTTTTATGTTATGTCCCATATACGTAGTTTCTAAATAATACTGTAACACTTTCATTTTTGTTTGATATATTGgtttcatatttttaatatgaTTGCAGATTGAGTGGCTTCAAATTTTTTTCCCCTTAAATGCGTTCCCAGAGTCAGGCTACCTTGAACGTGAAGTGCCAATGAATGAGCATGAAGTGCCAAGGAaattgtctctcaaaagacaagCATCCTTAAGTCAGAATACAGAGTGTTAAACTGAAGATGAAAATGGAGAGTTGATGATGACCTTATTCCTCGGGTAATTCAACTTCTTAAGAAGCGTTGTGCTTTGATTTTCCACGATATCCAGTAAGTATTTCATTAGCATTCTTACATTGTCTTCCCCTTTTTGAGTTCTCTCAGTCTCATTAACGATAACATTTTATCGTATTCAGTTAGTTTAATTCAGTCTTTTTGCATGCATAGCCCCCCTCCTGATAATGGTCAAAAGAAAAGGAAGACTCCGGAAAAAGACACTGGAACTGCTTCTGGTACTTCCCACTGTCAGATTGAGTAATGATTCCTGCCTTTTGTTGCTTGCCGAAGATCATTTTGAAAATCGAAGTTATTTTGAATATGCATTAGTTGTCCGAGTACTTAGCTTCGTATATGACCTCCTCCCCCTTCTCTTCCCCTTCTGATCAATGATTTTATGATGTTCTGGTAATTACATAGATGATGATCATTTTATAGTGAAACATTTTGTGGGGTAAATTTTGAAGACAAAAGTTGTAGTTATTTTTCTGGCCTTCTGGTATTCACTGGTATGGACATATTGAAACTGAGATGTAATCCAATTATAAGCTACTATTTTTGCTTGGGTCGCAATTAATATTTTGTTCATTTTGTTTCTTAGGACTAATGTCAAAGTTGGAAGAGCGGTATTCTTCCCTTTATTCAGTTAGTACTTTGGGGTGCTTTACGAAGCATACATTCTGATCTTGGCAATTTCTATTGGAGTTGTTTTATGAAACATATGTGCTACATTATGTTTTGCTGGTTTTGTTACTCAGAGACTAATGTCAGAGTTATTAATGAGACACTTTTCCCTTCATTCAGCTCGTACTTTGAGATGCTTTTGTAACCCGTACATGCTAATTTGGGCAATCTCTCTCGGAGATTTTTAATGGAGAACATATGTGTTAAATTGATATTTTGCTGGTTTTGTTATTCGAGACTTATGTCAGAGTTATTAACAAGATATTCTCCCGTAGCACTCCTCTTGATCAACCTCTTGATTAACATAT
Encoded here:
- the LOC141668695 gene encoding agamous-like MADS-box protein AGL15 — its product is MGRAKLEIAKIENANSRQSTFKKRRAGLMKKAHELSVLCDAEIAIIVFSSTGKLFEFASSSMEHTLARFNKSVESKNSAIEHKGKDVSEVECLKQDIADLQLKNMQLLGKDLTGLGLKELQELEQQLNEGLLYVKDKKEQLLMEELDLSRKKIQNYSFDLLYRTGVHHGKCYPAQKD